Proteins encoded within one genomic window of Eleutherodactylus coqui strain aEleCoq1 chromosome 1, aEleCoq1.hap1, whole genome shotgun sequence:
- the MSGN1 gene encoding mesogenin-1, giving the protein METIHQPIIKMEEDYALSSDSDPDSAFLPPSWDWKQSAENYSLSQTPSPQSLSPTASYESPFSGCSHPPSLEEIPYSEDMVTYRLLQYPNDCQHMEEGKVGHSNKCGQHNPRVSVNAQRRRKASEREKMRMRAIAEALHTLRRNLPPVYNQGRQPLTKIQTLKSTISYIEELTNLLNTTKGT; this is encoded by the coding sequence ATGGAGACTATCCACCAACCTATTATTAAGATGGAGGAGGATTATGCCCTATCTTCAGATTCCGACCCAGATTCAGCTTTTTTACCCCCATCATGGGACTGGAAGCAAAGTGCCGAGAATTACTCTCTGAGTCAAACTCCATCTCCTCAGAGCTTGTCTCCTACGGCCTCCTATGAGTCTCCATTTTCTGGTTGTTCACATCCACCAAGCCTGGAAGAAATACCATACAGCGAAGACATGGTGACGTATAGATTGTTGCAATACCCTAATGACTGCCAGCATATGGAAGAGGGCAAAGTTGGTCACAGCAACAAATGTGGACAACATAATCCTAGAGTTTCCGTCAATGCCCAACGAAGGAGAAAGGCCAGTGAGAGGGAGAAGATGAGGATGAGGGCCATAGCGGAGGCCCTCCATACCCTGAGGAGGAATCTACCACCAGTCTACAATCAAGGAAGACAACCTCTTACTAAGATCCAGACATTAAAGTCTACCATTTCCTACATTGAAGAACTGACTAACCTTCTCAACACCACAAAGGGAACGTGA